The genomic region TCACCGATTTGAATGGAGGATGCGTAGGCAGTTGAATTAATATACATATGCTGTACCTTGGCATTTCGTTTCATCGATTAGTCACTCCTGCCTGCCCCAAATGGAACAATGGAGCCGACAATGTAAGATTCGGGCGGTGTATCAAACATGGAAGAAAGCTTCATTGTTTCATTATCGCCAATTAGAAATACAGATGAGGACGAGACCCCTGTAATGTGGATATGACCTACATCAAGTCCCCAGTTGTGTACGGTGAAATTCATGATGGACCTCCTTTATCATGCTCTCCATTCATAAACTTTTGTATGGAATGAAGCATTTCATTTTTTACATCTTCTGTGATTTGTTCTTTCGTATGCTGATTAAGTAAACCGTTCTGATTTTCGGCATGTGTGCGGATATAATACTGGATTCGCTCTGGCAACTGCTTATACACATCCTGAATAATCATTTTTTCAAATCCTGGCGGAAAGGATTTTTCTGCTTGTTGAGCGAATTGGTTTACTTTAGATGGTAATTCCTGATTCATAAAGGGCTGCAACTGCTGCATAATGTCCCGGACGAGTGGCTGGTCACCGTTGGGAGAACTGGTCTGCTGTTGCTGCTGCTGATTATCTGGGATGGAAAGGTCTTCTGTGGAGGATAAACCTTCAGGGGACAGTCCAATATTTAACGTCCCTTCTAAGGTTTCAATTTTCAGCTGGTCAAATTTGTACTCGATTTTTTCAATATTTGTGGAAGGTTTATCCTTTACAGACTGCAGCTGATTTTCCAAGTCATACACTTGTTTTTCCAGCTGTTTCATTTTCTTATCCAATGTGGCTAAATATTGCTGCCAGTCATAATAGTGCATAAGCCCTTCCCTCCTGAAATGGGCGAATATCTAGAGTATCGTATGCATTTCCAAGATTTTTGTGCATCAGGAAGGAGGAGCCAGTGGAACAAAAGGCTGGTATTCTATTGTTTGACCAGTTGGTTCGGCTTCTTCCGCAGGCTTTTCATACTCCCCTGTATTATATAGATTTGACAGGCCCTGAATCGTTCCGGAGCTTCCAATCTGCAGAACGGACGAATTGGTCACTGAGCCCACTCTCAAAAAGCGAATAGATATATTCTGATAAATCGTACAGCTCATTTATATCACCTCTTAAGCATTACCCATGATGGTCTGATCCAGTGTGTCGGAATCGGTTACATACGTATAGGATTGGTCTAATGAAAGGGTTAGTCCGTCCCCTGTATTAAAGGATCCTCCACCAGCGAAGGTTTTCGCAGAGCTTACCGGAGACATGGCATAGACATCACCAATGTGAAAAATACTGGAGGAGCCGACACTGTTTACTTTTACTGCTCCGACAAATGCAGGCATAACCATCGCCTCCTTTTGTGGTAATGTATGTATATACAAGGTGATTTGTTCGCGGTATCCAATAGATTTGACTGAATAAGGAGAGGAGATTAAATATGCCATCACCTATGAAACGTTCCCAGCGCCTGCCTTGGATTGACGGAGCACGGGGCTTCGCTTTGTTTGGGATATTAATGGTTAATGTTCCTGCTTTTAACGCGCCATTCTTTCTTTATGGCGGGGAAGAACAGTACTGGAGCGGATCTGTAAACCATGGGGTACAAGCTTTTATTGATATCTTCTTTCAAGCGAGCTTCTATCCGTTGTTTTCCCTTCTGTTTGGGTTCGGTCTGCAGATGATGTGGGAACGACTGCAAAATAATAAAGTTCTGGTCAGACGATTGTTTATTTTACTGGCATTTGGGTGCATTCATGCTTTTCTAATCTGGCATGGGGATATTCTGTTAAGCTATGCAGGCGTTGGGTTTTTACTCTTTTTCTTTTTTCATCAACAGCCCCGGGTCCTTTCGAAATGGTTCTTTGGACTGCTTATGGTTCCCGGTGTTTTGTACACCTGGTTTCTGTATATCTCGAGGGAGTATTTAGGATGGGTGAACAGAGAGGCCATTACAAATGCTTTTAATGGTTATACAAGTGATTCCTATATAACCATTGTAACGCAAAATTTTCGGGACTGGATGTATGCAAACAGCGGTTTTCTAGGACTGCTATTTTTAATCATCTCCTTATTACCAATGTTTTTAATCGGAATGCTCCTGATGAAGAAAAGATGGCTGCATGATATGGATACTTTTCAACCCATAGTAAGAAGAATTCTGTATGTGTCTTTAACTATTTTTCTCATATTTAAGGCAGGCCCTTATCTGGCGGGAAATCCGGAATGGCTAAGTTTTATCCAGGATCATATCGGAGGAGCAGCTGCCAGTATTTTCTATCTTACCGCCATTACCCTCTTGTTTCAGCATCAGAAGTGGGGGAGGCGACTCAAATTTTTAACGTATGCAGGTAAAATGTCTCTGACGAATTATCTGAGTCAATCGATCCTATGCTTTCTATTATTCTACGGACCGGGCTTCAATTTATACGGGAAAGTAAGTCCGGTCTGGAGTGTCGCCGTTGTTTTCGCCATTTACAGTTTCCAGGTTTTCTTTAGCAAATGGTGGATGGAACGCTTCTATTTTGGTCCTCTTGAATGGGTTTGGCTGTCCTTAACCTACACGAAAAAGCAGCCCATGCGGAGAAGAAAGGAGACAGCATTTTGACACCTTTTACTGAAAAAGTCATAACGATTATCCAGGATATCCCTGAAGGAAAGGTGATGACATACGGACAAATCGCAGCCCTGGCAGGAAGCCCCAGAGCCGCACGACAGGTCGTCCGCATTCTTCACTCCATGAGCAAAAAATATCAGCTGCCATGGCATCGGGTGATCAATGCCAGAGGTCAGGTTGCGGTAAAAGGGGAAGAAGCATTCTTTGATCAGGTAACGAGTCTGCGTGCTGAAGGTGTGGAAGTAAGTGGAAAAGGGATTATAGACTTAGAAAAATATCAGTCTAAAATTTAATGCTTGGAGGGGAATGAATACCTATGAAAATCTTTCGCGAGCGGTTATCTGATGAGGAACTAAATATTTTAGAAGGAATGATAGGACTGGAATTGAATGGAGTCTTAAGTCCCAAAGTTGATACTAAGTACGGAAGTCAAACATACACACTTGATGATTCAGCCTCTTTTAGTTTTAATCAATTACAGAAGAAGTCCTATGTAATTTTTACTAATCACCATAAGGAAACGGATATGGGGGATGATTATTGGAAGTTATCCGTAGAGGAACATAAACATCCTAAAAATATTGGACATGAGAAAGATGAATATGGCTATGGATACGCACTAACAGGAAATTTTGCGGGTATTCATATTTGGTCAACAATAAATAAGATTGAAATTTACACGGTCGATTTATCGGAATATGAAGAAAAGCTGGAATATGACGCAGTACTTATTTTTTACTTTGAGAATGGGCTGAAAATTGCAATGTCTCACCTTGTGTTTTTAATTGAAATCTCCTCAAATCCTGAAAAAATTAATCAGATGACAGCTAAGTGTTCTGAAAAATTTGTGCTGGAGTAGATGGAAAATAAAAAAAGACGCAAAAATCCTCTAAGTAGTTCCGATAACGTGGAGAAAAAGCTATATAACAGTGGGATTGACACATCAACTTTCGGATGAAAACGTTTTAAATTAGTGTTGTTCTTGTTTCATAACGCCCTCCTAGTTGAAGAAATTTGCTGTCTTTTATTCTTGAGTGTGTCTTCATCACTTTTATATTCTAAAACGTCTCCAGGGTGGCATTCTAATGCTTTGCAAATTGCCTCTAAGGTTGAGAGTCTAATTGCTTTTGACTTTCCATTATTCATTATAGAAAGGTTAGCCATTGTTATTCCAACCTTCTCCTATAGTTCTGTTACGCTCATTTTCCTTTTAGCCAGCATCACATCAATATTCATTATAATGGCCATGGTATCCACCTCAGACTATTAAGTCATTCTCTGATTTTATATTGATGGCTTCTTGTAAAAGTCTTTGAAGAACAGTAACAAAGACTGCAATCACCAATGAAGCAAAAGTGAGCATGAATCCTAAGCTTATAAAACCTGTTATGTCTTCACCTTCACCTGCAATCAATATAACTCCAGATATTATTCCTACTACAATCAAGGCACTGATGGTGATTGCGCAGTATTTTATATACTGCTAAGCTCTAACAGATAAATTAGAGAAGGCTTTGTTATGGTCAATATAGCTTAAAAGTTTTAAAGCCTGATACAAGGCAACGAAAAACGGTGTTATACTGTTATTGTGAAGCTTATTTGTTGTTAATTTAGTTATGGTTTCGTTAAAAGTGTTGTTATAACCATGAAAAAAGCATATCAATTTCTATGTTAATTGATATGCTTACATATGTTATTTACAATATCTCTCCACAAAAACGGAATTGAAACTAAGGATGAATTCTATGATCTTACAAAACTTCTTTTACTTTTTCGATGGCCCAGTCCAGATTCTTTTTATCTATAGTAAGTGGTGGAGCAAAACGAATCACATTGCCATGAGTCTCTTTACATAGCAATCCTTTTTCTTTTAGTTCTTCACAGTACTTACGGGCAGGCTCATGGAGCTCTACACCAATAAACAGACCCTTCCCGCGGATTTCTTTAATGACAGGATTATCGATGCTCTCCAGTTCCTGCTTCAGATGCTTTCCTAATTCATGGGAACGCTCGTCAAGTTTTTCTTCCTCGATAACTTCCAGTGATGCTACAGAAACCGCACAGGCAAGTGGATTTCCCCCAAACGTCGAACCGTGTGAGCCTGGTTTGAATACGCCCAGTATGTCTTCGTTTGCCAGGACGGAAGAGATTGGGAAAACACCTCCACCCAGTGCTTTTCCTAAAATATATACATCAGGTTCTACATCCTCCCAGTCGCAGGCAAACATTTTCCCTGTACGTCCAAGACCTGCCTGAATTTCATCGGCTACGAATAATACATTTTCTTCTTTGCACAAATCATAGGCTTCCTTAAGAAATCCTTCAGGAGGAACAACAATCCCGGCCTCTCCCTGGATAGGCTCGATTAAAAATCCAGCCGTATTTTCCGTAATCGCTTCTTTGAGAGCATCTATGTCTCCATATGGAACGACCTTAATGCCCGGAAGTACCGGCCCAAATCCTCGTTGATACTCCGCTTCAGAAGAAAGAGAAACAGCGGTCATTGTACGGCCATGGAAGTTGCCTTCGCAAGCAATAATTTCTGCTTGATCTTCCTTAATTCCTTTTACATCATAGCCCCAGCGGCGTACAGCTTTTATGGCTGTTTCCACGGCTTCAGCACCGGTATTCATTGGAAGGGCCATGTCTTTATTGGTCAGCTTACAGACCTTTTCCAGCCAGGGTCCAAGCTGATCATTATGAAAGGCACGGGAGGTAAGGGTGACACGATCCGCCTGGTCTTTTAGCGCCTGAATAATTTTTGGATGTCTGTGTCCTTGATTTACTGCAGAATAAGCACTTAACATATCTAAGTAGCGATTCCCCTCTGGATCCTCTACCCAGATTCCTTCTGCTTTAGCCGTGACAATCGGAAGTGGTGAATAGTTAGGTGCTCCATATTTTTCAGTTTGTTCAATGACATTTGTACTGGTGATCGACAAGAAAATCCCTCCAAACAAATATGTGAAATATTTTGAATATAATCATTATAACAGTTTATTCAGGATATTATAATGAATTATCTGAATGAATTAGCAGATTGGACAAAAAGATGATATGATAGACAATGAATGACTTTGTAAGGAGGAGAGAATGTGACACATTTACATATTACAGCGTGGGTTCTGGCCCTCATTCTGTTTGCGATTGTACTGGCTTTTTCCAATCAATCCGGAAAAGAAAAGCCGGCAAAAATTCTGCACATGATTTTGCGTTTGGATTATTTACTTATCCTGTATTCAGGTGGGGATTTATTCGCTAATTATGGAAGCATGAGTGGAGAATTAATCATTAAGGCTATTGCCGGATTATGGGTGATTATTGCCATGGAGGCCATTGCAGTGAGGAAACAAAAAGGCGGGGCGGCAAAATCCTGGTGGACCCAATTTGTCATTGCCTTTATTCTTGCCCTTGTTCTCGGCTTCGGCCGTCTTCCATATGGGGTTTCATTATTTGGGTAAAGTTTAGGTAAAATCTATGTTAACATGAAAAAGGCTTAAATCTCTCAATAAGAGATTTAAGCCTTTTTCATAGTCTTCTGCTTATGCCGTCGGGCCTAACCGGTCGCCTACGCTTTTCTATTGTCCAGCTGCGGCTCCTAACCCGGTCGCCTACGCTTTTCTGCTAATGTGCAGATGTTGCTCCTTCTTTATGTAATTGGAAGAACAGGTTTCGATAGGCGGTTGCGGGGATTTCGCCTTTATTGTATTTATACTGGCAGAAATCCAGCAGGCTGTTTGGTGATTCCGGCCATTCTTTTTTTTCATTATGATACTCTACTATAAGATCTTTCAAACGCATAAATAATTCCTCCCTTTGTTTCATCATGATGTTTCTTTCATCACCTTCAATTCCATATTCTATCACACAAATCGTTGATAAAAGGCGATATAAAAGAATTCATGCGTGGTAATTTCTTCAGTAAGGGAGGAAGTTTCTAACATCTTATAAAATAAGTGTTAAGAGTCATGAAGTAGGGTAGATTATTTGTAAAGATCATTTAAGAAAAATAATGAAATAGTTCCAGGACCTGCATGGGCTCCAATCGCTGATCCAATATCACCTATAAGAATTTTCTCAGGCTGATATTTTTCTTTAATGATTGAGGCAAGCTTTTCGGCTGTTTCCAAATCGTCTCCATGACTAATAGCAATCGTCTGTTGATGGATTTCATTCCCTCGTTCCTCCATCACTTCAAACATACGCTTTAATACTTTAGCCTTTTTAGCTCCGCGTATTTTTTCCAGAGGGACGAGCTGGCCTTCTTCAACATGGAGAAGAGGCTTAATATTTAAAAGTCCTCCGAAAAAAGCAGCAGCTTTACTTACGCGTCCACCGCGCTGTAAGTATTCCAGGTTATCAACTGTAAAGATGTGTTCCATATGACCTGCATGAAACTGGACGGACTTAATGATGTCTTCGGCAGCTTCACCATTTTCAGCCATCTGGGCAGCTTTCAATACAACTAACCCTTGACCAAGAGATGCACATTTGGTGTCTTCAACAAAAACCTCAGCATCAGGGTGTTCTTCAAGGATTTGCTGCTGTGCAATTTTGGCACTTTGAAAGGTTCCGGAAAGCTCTGATGAAAAGCCGACATACACAACAGGCTGGCTTTGTTCAACATAAGTAGAAAACACCTGAAGAAAGTTTTCGGGAGAGGCCTGTGATGTTTTAGGTACTGCACCTTTTTTCATGGCATCATAAACCGTTTTTGACTCAATGTCTTTCACATCACGGTAATCCTGATCATTTACATGGACGGTTAACGGGACCATATCAATATCATAATCTTTATAATAGTCATTTGGTAAATCACAAGCAGAATCTGTAATAATTTTCACGTTCATATTTTCACCCACTATATTTTATGGTATTATTTGTACCTTAGTGTATATTGGAAACGGCCATTCGTCAATGTATATCATACAAATTCATGTTCATTCCATGGCTTTAAAAAAACGGAAGGGTTCACTAGA from Virgibacillus sp. MSP4-1 harbors:
- the gerPC gene encoding spore germination protein GerPC; this translates as MHYYDWQQYLATLDKKMKQLEKQVYDLENQLQSVKDKPSTNIEKIEYKFDQLKIETLEGTLNIGLSPEGLSSTEDLSIPDNQQQQQQTSSPNGDQPLVRDIMQQLQPFMNQELPSKVNQFAQQAEKSFPPGFEKMIIQDVYKQLPERIQYYIRTHAENQNGLLNQHTKEQITEDVKNEMLHSIQKFMNGEHDKGGPS
- a CDS encoding spore germination protein GerPB, giving the protein MSCTIYQNISIRFLRVGSVTNSSVLQIGSSGTIQGLSNLYNTGEYEKPAEEAEPTGQTIEYQPFVPLAPPS
- a CDS encoding spore germination protein; the encoded protein is MPAFVGAVKVNSVGSSSIFHIGDVYAMSPVSSAKTFAGGGSFNTGDGLTLSLDQSYTYVTDSDTLDQTIMGNA
- a CDS encoding DUF418 domain-containing protein encodes the protein MPSPMKRSQRLPWIDGARGFALFGILMVNVPAFNAPFFLYGGEEQYWSGSVNHGVQAFIDIFFQASFYPLFSLLFGFGLQMMWERLQNNKVLVRRLFILLAFGCIHAFLIWHGDILLSYAGVGFLLFFFFHQQPRVLSKWFFGLLMVPGVLYTWFLYISREYLGWVNREAITNAFNGYTSDSYITIVTQNFRDWMYANSGFLGLLFLIISLLPMFLIGMLLMKKRWLHDMDTFQPIVRRILYVSLTIFLIFKAGPYLAGNPEWLSFIQDHIGGAAASIFYLTAITLLFQHQKWGRRLKFLTYAGKMSLTNYLSQSILCFLLFYGPGFNLYGKVSPVWSVAVVFAIYSFQVFFSKWWMERFYFGPLEWVWLSLTYTKKQPMRRRKETAF
- a CDS encoding MGMT family protein; translated protein: MTPFTEKVITIIQDIPEGKVMTYGQIAALAGSPRAARQVVRILHSMSKKYQLPWHRVINARGQVAVKGEEAFFDQVTSLRAEGVEVSGKGIIDLEKYQSKI
- a CDS encoding ornithine--oxo-acid transaminase, yielding MSITSTNVIEQTEKYGAPNYSPLPIVTAKAEGIWVEDPEGNRYLDMLSAYSAVNQGHRHPKIIQALKDQADRVTLTSRAFHNDQLGPWLEKVCKLTNKDMALPMNTGAEAVETAIKAVRRWGYDVKGIKEDQAEIIACEGNFHGRTMTAVSLSSEAEYQRGFGPVLPGIKVVPYGDIDALKEAITENTAGFLIEPIQGEAGIVVPPEGFLKEAYDLCKEENVLFVADEIQAGLGRTGKMFACDWEDVEPDVYILGKALGGGVFPISSVLANEDILGVFKPGSHGSTFGGNPLACAVSVASLEVIEEEKLDERSHELGKHLKQELESIDNPVIKEIRGKGLFIGVELHEPARKYCEELKEKGLLCKETHGNVIRFAPPLTIDKKNLDWAIEKVKEVL
- a CDS encoding YisL family protein, with translation MTHLHITAWVLALILFAIVLAFSNQSGKEKPAKILHMILRLDYLLILYSGGDLFANYGSMSGELIIKAIAGLWVIIAMEAIAVRKQKGGAAKSWWTQFVIAFILALVLGFGRLPYGVSLFG
- the yppF gene encoding YppF family protein, giving the protein MRLKDLIVEYHNEKKEWPESPNSLLDFCQYKYNKGEIPATAYRNLFFQLHKEGATSAH
- a CDS encoding DegV family protein, which codes for MNVKIITDSACDLPNDYYKDYDIDMVPLTVHVNDQDYRDVKDIESKTVYDAMKKGAVPKTSQASPENFLQVFSTYVEQSQPVVYVGFSSELSGTFQSAKIAQQQILEEHPDAEVFVEDTKCASLGQGLVVLKAAQMAENGEAAEDIIKSVQFHAGHMEHIFTVDNLEYLQRGGRVSKAAAFFGGLLNIKPLLHVEEGQLVPLEKIRGAKKAKVLKRMFEVMEERGNEIHQQTIAISHGDDLETAEKLASIIKEKYQPEKILIGDIGSAIGAHAGPGTISLFFLNDLYK